Proteins encoded in a region of the Corynebacterium genitalium ATCC 33030 genome:
- a CDS encoding ATP-binding protein, with product MKESPSFQDDPALLLTLDEDQWFERKSFRIAPKDLAKTVVAMANAEGGVIAVGITDRRFDGQPTSAQENDLRQVTFDHTDPTVRVGIEALDTEEGASVLLFNVLPSDRVHYLKSGECFLRVGDESKRLKADDILELRYTKGEQQFDASVPPRATAEDLNWELVENYAEVIGSSSVVDALRARNLVDRDGRPRTAAILLFGKNPQEYFPNAHVRVLQFGDDERLSGYQQQLMADRRFDGPLPQQIAHVQNAISEMLPKVRRLTGEGLFEDENLIPHDVWLEGLVNAVIHRSYSMSGDHIRFEMYPGRIEVSSPGRFPGLVDPDKPESIARFARNPLIARVTAELRIGQELGEGIRRMFAGMRRVGFTDPVYRQTSGSVILTLNAVQRLNLEAVDALPPHSADVLSVLQASGRSMSTGEIAEALGLSTPPVRRALQAMRDKGIIEWRGNSSRDPRAVWSVAGPLG from the coding sequence GTGAAAGAAAGTCCCTCTTTTCAGGATGACCCCGCGCTGCTGTTGACTCTTGACGAGGATCAGTGGTTTGAGCGGAAATCGTTCCGCATCGCCCCAAAGGACCTTGCCAAAACAGTTGTGGCCATGGCTAACGCGGAAGGCGGTGTGATTGCGGTTGGAATCACTGATCGCCGGTTTGATGGTCAACCGACCTCTGCGCAGGAAAATGATTTGCGCCAAGTGACGTTCGATCACACGGATCCGACCGTTCGTGTTGGTATAGAAGCTCTTGATACGGAAGAAGGCGCATCTGTTCTTCTCTTCAATGTCCTGCCGAGCGACAGGGTGCATTACTTGAAATCGGGGGAGTGCTTCTTGCGTGTTGGCGACGAGTCCAAGCGGCTGAAGGCGGACGACATCCTCGAGCTCCGGTACACCAAAGGGGAGCAGCAGTTTGACGCGTCGGTGCCGCCCCGTGCGACCGCCGAGGACCTCAATTGGGAACTGGTGGAGAACTACGCCGAGGTTATAGGTTCATCGTCCGTGGTCGATGCGTTGAGGGCCCGCAACTTGGTTGACCGTGATGGTCGACCTCGCACGGCAGCGATTCTTTTGTTTGGTAAGAACCCGCAGGAGTATTTCCCGAATGCGCATGTGCGTGTGCTTCAGTTCGGCGACGATGAACGGCTCTCCGGTTACCAGCAACAACTCATGGCTGATCGGCGTTTCGATGGCCCGCTGCCGCAGCAGATCGCTCATGTGCAGAATGCGATCAGCGAAATGCTGCCCAAGGTCCGCAGGTTGACCGGAGAGGGGCTGTTTGAAGATGAAAATCTGATCCCTCACGATGTGTGGCTTGAGGGGTTGGTTAATGCGGTGATCCACAGGTCCTACAGCATGAGCGGTGACCACATCCGTTTCGAGATGTACCCGGGCCGGATTGAAGTCTCTAGCCCTGGCCGTTTTCCGGGACTCGTGGATCCTGACAAGCCTGAGTCGATTGCGCGGTTTGCCAGGAATCCTCTCATCGCAAGGGTTACCGCGGAGCTTCGCATTGGCCAAGAGCTCGGCGAAGGTATTCGCCGTATGTTCGCCGGTATGCGCCGAGTTGGTTTCACGGATCCTGTGTACAGGCAGACTAGTGGAAGTGTGATTCTCACCTTGAATGCTGTTCAGCGCCTGAACTTGGAAGCTGTCGACGCTTTGCCGCCGCATTCTGCGGATGTGCTTTCCGTTCTTCAAGCAAGTGGCAGGTCAATGTCGACGGGTGAGATCGCTGAGGCCTTGGGCTTATCGACGCCTCCTGTGCGTCGCGCTCTGCAAGCGATGCGGGACAAGGGAATCATAGAGTGGCGTGGAAACAGCTCCCGTGATCCGCGCGCAGTGTGGTCGGTAGCGGGCCCGCTAGGCTAG
- a CDS encoding response regulator transcription factor → MAVKVFLVDDHSVFRSGVRAELSAAPGIKIVGDAGTVADAVTGIGDTQPDVVLLDVHMPDGGGLAVITRAPGPQYLALSVSDAAEDVIALIRAGARGYVTKNIDGPELAEAITQVHGGDAYFSPRLAGFVLDAFASGGVVEDPAGEPEKAGEDEAVVDKLTRRELEVLRLLARGYTYKEIASELFISVKTVETHASNVLRKTQTSNRHQLTRWASERALD, encoded by the coding sequence ATGGCAGTCAAGGTGTTCCTCGTCGACGACCACTCGGTCTTCCGCTCCGGCGTCCGGGCAGAGCTGAGCGCGGCGCCCGGCATTAAGATTGTTGGTGACGCCGGCACGGTCGCCGACGCGGTCACAGGAATCGGGGACACCCAGCCTGACGTCGTGCTTTTGGACGTTCACATGCCCGATGGCGGCGGCCTCGCCGTGATCACCCGAGCACCCGGGCCGCAGTACCTGGCCCTGTCCGTCTCCGACGCCGCCGAGGACGTCATTGCGCTGATCCGCGCCGGTGCCCGCGGGTACGTGACCAAGAACATCGACGGGCCTGAGCTGGCCGAAGCGATCACCCAGGTGCACGGCGGGGACGCGTACTTCTCGCCGCGGCTGGCCGGTTTCGTGCTCGATGCGTTCGCGTCAGGCGGGGTAGTCGAGGATCCTGCGGGGGAGCCAGAGAAGGCGGGGGAGGATGAGGCGGTCGTCGATAAGCTGACGCGGCGCGAGCTCGAGGTGCTGCGGTTGCTCGCGCGCGGGTACACGTATAAGGAAATCGCGTCTGAGCTGTTCATTTCCGTCAAGACGGTGGAGACGCACGCGTCGAATGTGCTGCGCAAGACGCAGACATCGAACCGGCATCAGCTCACGCGGTGGGCGTCGGAACGCGCGCTGGACTAA
- a CDS encoding ATP-binding protein: protein MPQHYASEPPRPYPRFVREQEHRVVAGVAAGLSTHLNIEVVYIRLFLSLSSLFGGLGVILYAALWIFTPQGEPERPVVDGKRIGGILNLLLVVTAFVLWSMSTSAVGDPGNGAFVAVVVMVAVGAVLAWRAYDRDMRTAGSIASLLVGGVLVMGGVIVIALMGDRGGIMGVVVAVLVAVLGVGILVVPLIARLLRSLVEERQDKAVAAQRADIAAHLHDSVLQTLALIQKRADDSEEVARLARRQERELRAWLYDASPAPGWTTHTTNPEPAPTAAAPPTPATFFAAINTAAGEVEDLFNVTIRPVTVGDDTAFDENVEPIVLAAREAMVNAVKHSGADGIDVYAENLAGELSVFVRDRGAGFDPAAIPADRHGVRDSITGRMERAGGTATIKTAPGKGTEVALTLAA from the coding sequence ATGCCCCAGCACTATGCCTCCGAGCCGCCCCGGCCCTACCCGCGCTTTGTGCGCGAGCAGGAGCACCGGGTTGTCGCTGGTGTCGCGGCGGGGTTGTCTACGCATCTGAACATCGAGGTCGTGTACATCCGCCTTTTCCTCTCCCTGTCCTCCCTCTTCGGCGGGCTGGGCGTCATCCTGTACGCCGCTCTGTGGATCTTCACCCCGCAGGGTGAACCGGAGCGGCCTGTCGTGGACGGCAAACGGATCGGAGGGATCCTCAACCTGCTGCTGGTCGTCACGGCGTTTGTGCTGTGGTCGATGTCGACGTCGGCGGTGGGGGATCCCGGTAATGGCGCGTTCGTCGCGGTGGTGGTCATGGTCGCGGTCGGCGCGGTGCTGGCCTGGCGGGCGTACGACCGCGACATGCGTACCGCGGGTTCGATCGCCTCTCTGCTCGTCGGCGGTGTGCTGGTCATGGGGGGTGTCATTGTCATAGCGCTCATGGGCGACCGCGGCGGGATCATGGGCGTGGTTGTGGCTGTGCTGGTGGCTGTGCTCGGGGTGGGCATTCTCGTGGTGCCGCTCATTGCGCGTCTGCTCCGCTCGCTCGTCGAGGAGCGCCAGGATAAAGCTGTCGCCGCGCAGCGTGCCGACATCGCCGCTCACCTGCATGATTCTGTGCTGCAGACGCTTGCGCTCATTCAGAAGCGCGCCGACGACTCTGAGGAGGTCGCCCGCCTTGCGCGCCGCCAGGAACGCGAGCTGAGAGCATGGCTTTACGACGCTTCGCCCGCCCCCGGCTGGACCACCCACACCACCAATCCCGAACCCGCGCCGACTGCTGCTGCGCCACCCACGCCGGCTACCTTCTTCGCCGCGATCAACACCGCCGCCGGAGAAGTCGAGGACCTGTTCAACGTGACCATCCGCCCCGTCACCGTCGGCGACGACACAGCCTTTGATGAGAACGTCGAGCCCATAGTCCTGGCGGCCCGGGAAGCCATGGTGAACGCGGTGAAGCACTCGGGGGCAGACGGGATCGATGTGTATGCCGAAAACCTCGCCGGTGAGCTCTCCGTGTTCGTCCGCGACCGCGGCGCTGGGTTTGACCCAGCGGCGATCCCGGCCGACCGCCACGGCGTTCGCGATTCGATCACCGGCCGCATGGAGCGCGCCGGGGGCACAGCGACAATCAAGACCGCCCCGGGCAAAGGCACCGAGGTCGCACTGACTTTGGCTGCGTGA
- a CDS encoding PspC domain-containing protein, giving the protein MNETLKLMWDTRPPRIPKKQGGDAMVAGICEGIGVRYHIDPTLVRVAFAALSLVFGVGLFVYTLCGFLMPRFGLSTSPAQAISTPKHQLDAVEVKERDTGWGLLVLLFIFFPTISAWTWAEATASALAGLALSALAWWALHQRQPEPPAGLIVPSRVRHPQPEPGAQPQPEPQPEQQQPVDPIVTARFTAPEGYPHPAHGRTTPPSWDPLGTAPQLWHLPDPGYEPPQQARMKPNRPLWIWIPVAVLLTVSVFLTMAVGSNLRNRDWSGFGQTTVVVSDEETIFPIDGYVGELNVDLTDLPPLKEPATLDINHKVGTVNVTMPKAKIPYEVNCSINIGETACPPSSTQGEGETLTLNIHEGVGRIQVT; this is encoded by the coding sequence ATGAACGAGACACTGAAACTGATGTGGGACACCCGCCCACCGCGGATCCCGAAGAAACAAGGCGGAGACGCCATGGTCGCCGGCATCTGCGAAGGAATCGGCGTCCGCTACCACATCGACCCCACCCTCGTGCGCGTTGCGTTCGCCGCGCTGTCCCTCGTATTCGGAGTGGGGCTGTTCGTCTACACCCTGTGCGGTTTCCTCATGCCGCGCTTCGGCTTATCGACGTCCCCCGCCCAAGCCATTTCAACCCCCAAGCATCAGCTCGACGCCGTGGAGGTCAAAGAACGAGACACGGGCTGGGGTTTGCTGGTCCTGCTGTTCATTTTCTTCCCGACGATCAGCGCGTGGACCTGGGCCGAAGCAACCGCCTCCGCGCTCGCCGGGCTAGCCCTTTCCGCCCTCGCCTGGTGGGCGCTGCACCAGCGCCAACCCGAACCGCCGGCCGGGCTCATCGTGCCATCGCGCGTCCGGCACCCGCAGCCTGAGCCGGGCGCCCAGCCCCAGCCCGAGCCGCAACCCGAGCAGCAACAGCCCGTGGACCCGATTGTCACCGCCCGGTTCACTGCCCCGGAGGGCTACCCCCACCCGGCCCACGGCCGCACCACTCCCCCGTCGTGGGACCCGCTGGGCACAGCACCCCAGCTGTGGCACCTCCCGGACCCGGGTTACGAACCCCCGCAACAGGCCCGCATGAAGCCGAACCGGCCGTTGTGGATCTGGATTCCGGTCGCGGTGCTGTTGACCGTGAGCGTGTTCCTCACCATGGCCGTCGGCAGCAATCTACGAAATCGCGATTGGTCCGGCTTCGGGCAAACCACAGTCGTCGTCAGCGACGAAGAGACAATCTTCCCCATCGACGGCTACGTCGGCGAACTCAACGTCGACCTAACCGATCTGCCTCCGCTGAAAGAACCTGCGACGCTGGACATCAACCACAAAGTCGGCACCGTCAACGTGACCATGCCGAAGGCGAAGATCCCCTACGAGGTGAACTGCTCCATCAACATCGGCGAAACCGCATGCCCGCCGTCAAGCACACAGGGCGAAGGGGAAACGCTGACGCTCAACATCCACGAAGGAGTTGGCAGGATCCAGGTCACGTGA
- the guaA gene encoding glutamine-hydrolyzing GMP synthase: MTNPAQDPAETPTANAHPRPVLVVDFGAQYAQLIARRVREARVYSEVVPHTISAAELKEKDPVALVLSGGPSSVYEDGAPQLDPEIFELGLPTFGICYGFQVMTQALGGTVAKTGSREYGRTNMDVRGGVLHSGLNEQHPVWMSHGDSVTKAPDGFDVTAATEGAPVAAFENAESRMAGVQYHPEVMHSPHGQQVLTRFLTEIAGLEQTWTASNIADQLIDAISEQIGPDGHAICGLSGGVDSAVAAALVQRAIGDRLTCVFVDHGLLRKGEREQVETDFVAATGARLVTVDEREAFLCKLAGVTDPEEKRKAIGAEFIRSFERAVADVVSHSASGQQDVGFLVQGTLYPDVVESGGGTGTANIKSHHNVGGLPDDVEFELVEPLRTLFKDEVRAVGRELGLPEVIVNRQPFPGPGLGIRIVGEVTAERLETLRAADAIAREELTRAGLDDQIWQCPVVLLADVRSVGVQGDGRTYGHPIVLRPVTSEDAMTADWVRVPYEVLELISTRITNEVEDVNRVVVDITSKPPGTIEWE; the protein is encoded by the coding sequence GTGACCAACCCCGCGCAAGACCCTGCAGAGACCCCGACCGCTAACGCGCATCCGCGCCCGGTTCTCGTTGTCGACTTCGGCGCTCAGTATGCCCAGCTCATCGCCCGTCGCGTGCGTGAAGCGCGCGTCTATTCCGAGGTTGTCCCGCACACCATTTCGGCGGCAGAGTTGAAAGAAAAGGATCCGGTCGCCCTTGTGCTGTCTGGCGGCCCGTCCTCCGTCTACGAGGACGGCGCGCCGCAGCTCGATCCGGAGATTTTCGAGCTGGGCCTGCCGACCTTTGGCATTTGCTACGGGTTCCAGGTGATGACGCAGGCGCTCGGCGGCACCGTGGCCAAGACCGGCTCGCGCGAGTACGGCCGCACGAACATGGACGTACGTGGCGGGGTCCTTCACTCTGGCCTGAATGAGCAGCACCCAGTCTGGATGAGCCACGGTGATTCCGTGACTAAGGCTCCGGACGGTTTCGATGTCACCGCCGCGACCGAAGGCGCGCCCGTCGCCGCCTTTGAGAACGCGGAGTCGCGCATGGCCGGTGTCCAGTACCACCCGGAGGTCATGCACTCGCCACACGGTCAGCAGGTGCTTACGCGATTCCTCACCGAGATTGCCGGGCTGGAGCAGACGTGGACGGCGTCCAACATTGCCGACCAGCTTATCGACGCGATCTCCGAGCAGATCGGCCCCGACGGCCATGCCATCTGCGGCCTGTCCGGCGGTGTGGACTCCGCTGTGGCCGCCGCTTTGGTCCAGCGTGCGATCGGCGATCGTCTGACCTGTGTCTTCGTTGACCACGGCCTGCTGCGCAAGGGCGAACGCGAGCAGGTAGAGACCGACTTCGTCGCCGCCACCGGTGCGCGACTTGTGACGGTCGACGAGCGCGAAGCTTTCCTGTGCAAGCTCGCCGGTGTGACCGATCCGGAGGAGAAGCGCAAAGCCATTGGTGCTGAGTTCATCCGTTCGTTCGAGCGCGCGGTGGCTGATGTCGTCTCGCACTCCGCTAGCGGGCAGCAGGATGTCGGTTTTTTGGTGCAAGGCACCCTGTACCCGGACGTTGTCGAGTCCGGCGGCGGCACGGGTACCGCGAACATTAAGAGCCACCACAACGTCGGCGGCCTGCCTGATGATGTTGAGTTCGAGCTCGTCGAGCCCCTGCGCACCTTGTTCAAGGACGAGGTTCGTGCTGTCGGCCGCGAGCTGGGCCTGCCGGAAGTGATCGTGAACCGCCAGCCCTTCCCAGGCCCGGGCCTGGGCATCCGCATCGTTGGTGAGGTCACCGCTGAGCGGCTGGAAACCCTGCGCGCGGCTGACGCCATTGCGCGCGAGGAGCTTACCCGCGCCGGTCTCGACGACCAGATCTGGCAGTGCCCGGTCGTCCTGCTTGCAGATGTCCGCTCCGTCGGTGTCCAGGGTGACGGCCGCACCTACGGCCACCCGATCGTGCTGCGCCCCGTCACCTCCGAAGACGCGATGACTGCGGACTGGGTTCGCGTCCCGTACGAGGTCCTGGAGCTCATCTCCACCCGCATTACCAACGAAGTCGAGGACGTCAATCGTGTGGTTGTGGATATCACGTCCAAACCGCCGGGAACCATTGAGTGGGAGTAA
- a CDS encoding GuaB3 family IMP dehydrogenase-related protein, with amino-acid sequence MRDYVEIGIGREARRAYNLRDIGIVPARRTRSSKDVDLSWHIDAYTFEIPFASHPTDALASPEFVIEMGKQGGLGVINAEGLWGRHADLDEAIVKVIAAKLNADDTGKRSTSAEDSAVKTLQELHAAPLNHDLLSERIAQVRDSGITVAVRVSPQNARELAPVVVKAGAEILFIQGEIISAEHVQEGGEPLNLKEFIGSLDVPVIAGGVADYTTALHLMRSGAAGIIVGQGTTTSGSALGIGTHMATQIADAAAARREYLDETEGRYVHIIADGGIHTSGDIARAVACGADAVMLGTALASASEAAAYGYYWQAQAAHPRFPRGIIKNTSSSFSFGWGLDDADATQDVLSNLRENSPSLKTILHGPSTSTWGGHNLAGGLRRVMAKCGYTDIKSFQKVDITVSG; translated from the coding sequence ATGCGCGACTACGTTGAAATTGGCATCGGCCGCGAAGCCCGCCGCGCCTACAACCTGCGGGATATCGGGATCGTGCCTGCGCGCCGCACTCGTTCCTCGAAGGACGTGGACCTGAGCTGGCATATCGATGCCTACACCTTCGAGATCCCTTTCGCCTCCCACCCGACCGACGCTCTGGCCAGCCCTGAGTTCGTCATCGAGATGGGCAAGCAGGGTGGGCTAGGCGTGATCAACGCAGAAGGTCTCTGGGGCCGCCACGCCGATCTCGACGAAGCGATTGTGAAAGTGATCGCCGCCAAGCTCAATGCGGACGACACTGGCAAGCGCTCGACCTCTGCCGAGGACAGTGCTGTGAAGACCCTCCAGGAGCTCCACGCGGCGCCGCTGAATCACGACCTCTTATCGGAGCGCATCGCCCAAGTCCGCGACTCCGGTATTACCGTTGCGGTTCGCGTCAGCCCCCAGAACGCCCGCGAGCTAGCTCCCGTCGTGGTCAAGGCCGGCGCTGAAATCCTATTCATCCAGGGCGAGATCATCTCCGCCGAACACGTCCAGGAAGGCGGCGAGCCGCTCAACCTGAAGGAATTCATCGGCTCACTCGACGTTCCCGTCATCGCCGGCGGCGTGGCCGACTACACCACTGCGCTGCACCTGATGCGCTCTGGCGCAGCAGGCATCATTGTCGGGCAGGGGACAACGACGTCGGGTTCCGCGTTGGGCATCGGGACCCACATGGCCACCCAGATCGCCGACGCGGCCGCCGCCCGCCGCGAGTACCTCGACGAGACGGAAGGCCGGTACGTCCACATCATCGCTGACGGAGGAATCCACACCAGTGGAGATATTGCTCGGGCCGTAGCCTGCGGCGCCGATGCAGTCATGCTGGGCACCGCCCTCGCCTCTGCATCAGAGGCCGCAGCGTACGGTTACTACTGGCAGGCGCAAGCTGCGCACCCGCGGTTCCCGCGCGGCATCATCAAGAACACCAGCAGCTCATTCAGTTTCGGTTGGGGCCTCGACGACGCCGATGCCACCCAGGACGTGCTGAGCAATCTCCGAGAGAACAGCCCGAGCCTGAAGACCATCCTCCACGGCCCGAGCACCAGCACCTGGGGCGGCCACAACCTCGCCGGCGGCTTGCGCCGCGTCATGGCCAAGTGCGGCTACACCGACATCAAGAGCTTCCAGAAAGTCGACATCACCGTTTCCGGTTAG
- the guaB gene encoding IMP dehydrogenase — protein sequence MSSEANQRVHTGGDDPNKIALRGLTFDDVLLLPAESHIVPGEVDTSAQFSRNIRLGIPVASAAMDTVTESRMAIAMARQGGIGVLHRNLSAEDQAEHVDVVKRSESGMVTDPVTASPDMTIADVDALCARFRISGLPVVDGDGVLVGIITNRDMRFEPDFSRPVAQVMTPMPLVVAEDGVSKEEALKLLSANKVEKLPIVDKQGKLTGLITVKDFVKTEQFPNASKDSEGRLLVAAGIGTGEDSYSRAGLLVDAGVDALIVDSAHAHNNRVLDMVARVKKDFGDRVDVVGGNLATREAAAAMIEAGADAIKVGIGPGSICTTRVVAGVGAPQITSILEASVPAHQAGVPIIADGGMQHSGDVAKALAAGASTVMLGSMLAGTKEAPGEIVVVGGKQYKRYRGMGSMGAMQGRGLTGEKRSFSKDRYFQADVTSEDKLVPEGIEGRVPYRGELDSITHQIVGGLRAAMGYTGSASIEELQTKRFVQITAAGLRESHPHDITQTVEAPNYKG from the coding sequence ATGTCCAGCGAAGCCAATCAGCGAGTACACACCGGTGGGGACGACCCGAACAAGATCGCCCTGCGCGGCCTGACTTTCGACGACGTGCTGCTGCTCCCGGCAGAGTCCCACATCGTTCCCGGTGAAGTGGACACCTCCGCCCAGTTCAGCCGCAACATCCGCCTGGGCATCCCGGTTGCTTCCGCCGCAATGGACACCGTCACCGAGTCCCGCATGGCTATCGCCATGGCCCGCCAGGGCGGCATCGGCGTGCTGCACCGCAACCTGTCCGCCGAAGATCAAGCAGAGCACGTCGATGTGGTGAAGCGTTCGGAATCCGGCATGGTCACCGACCCGGTCACCGCGTCGCCGGACATGACCATCGCTGACGTGGATGCGCTGTGCGCCCGCTTCCGAATCTCCGGCCTGCCGGTCGTCGACGGCGACGGAGTGCTCGTCGGCATCATCACCAACCGCGACATGCGTTTCGAGCCGGACTTCTCCCGCCCGGTTGCCCAGGTCATGACTCCGATGCCGCTCGTCGTCGCCGAAGACGGCGTGAGCAAGGAAGAGGCGCTGAAGCTGCTGTCCGCCAACAAGGTGGAGAAGCTGCCAATCGTCGATAAGCAGGGCAAACTCACGGGCCTGATCACCGTGAAGGACTTTGTGAAGACCGAGCAGTTCCCGAACGCGTCCAAGGACTCCGAGGGGCGTTTGCTGGTCGCTGCGGGCATCGGCACAGGCGAGGACTCCTACTCCCGCGCGGGGCTGCTTGTCGACGCTGGCGTGGACGCCCTCATCGTCGACTCCGCCCACGCCCACAACAACCGGGTTTTGGACATGGTGGCGCGCGTGAAGAAGGACTTCGGCGACCGCGTCGATGTCGTCGGCGGTAACCTAGCCACCCGCGAAGCCGCCGCCGCGATGATCGAAGCCGGTGCGGACGCCATCAAGGTCGGCATCGGCCCGGGCTCCATTTGCACCACGCGTGTTGTCGCCGGTGTGGGCGCCCCGCAAATTACTTCCATCCTTGAAGCGTCCGTTCCTGCCCACCAGGCTGGCGTGCCCATCATCGCCGACGGCGGTATGCAGCACTCCGGTGACGTGGCTAAGGCGCTCGCGGCTGGTGCATCGACCGTCATGCTCGGCTCGATGCTCGCCGGCACGAAGGAAGCCCCAGGCGAGATCGTCGTTGTGGGTGGCAAGCAGTACAAGCGCTACCGCGGCATGGGTTCCATGGGTGCGATGCAGGGCCGCGGCCTGACAGGGGAGAAGCGTTCCTTCTCCAAGGACCGCTACTTCCAGGCTGACGTCACCAGCGAGGACAAGCTCGTGCCAGAAGGCATTGAAGGCCGCGTGCCCTACCGCGGCGAGCTGGACTCCATTACCCACCAGATCGTCGGCGGCCTGCGCGCAGCCATGGGCTACACCGGCTCCGCCTCCATCGAGGAACTGCAGACCAAGCGCTTTGTGCAGATCACCGCCGCCGGCCTGCGCGAGTCCCACCCGCACGACATCACGCAGACTGTCGAAGCTCCGAACTACAAGGGTTAA
- a CDS encoding DUF5319 domain-containing protein — MNFDSMMPRDPFADDPNDPASFIEDDEVVEPLTPEERQAVIRDLAQTREFKEVLGPRGILGIYFMCEDCDEVHFYDWDIMINNMIANLNNELPPVHEPSAEPNERAYVPWDYALGYLDGLDAR; from the coding sequence GTGAACTTTGACTCCATGATGCCGCGCGACCCCTTCGCCGACGATCCCAACGATCCGGCATCCTTCATCGAAGACGACGAGGTCGTGGAGCCACTGACGCCCGAGGAGCGCCAGGCCGTCATCCGCGACCTCGCCCAGACCCGCGAGTTCAAGGAAGTCTTGGGCCCCCGCGGAATCCTAGGCATCTACTTCATGTGCGAAGACTGCGATGAAGTGCATTTCTATGACTGGGACATCATGATCAACAACATGATCGCCAACCTCAACAACGAGCTGCCGCCGGTCCACGAGCCGAGCGCGGAACCGAACGAGCGTGCTTATGTGCCGTGGGATTACGCCCTGGGCTACCTGGACGGACTCGACGCGCGCTAA
- a CDS encoding sigma-70 family RNA polymerase sigma factor — MDGSLATSEQRRGVSGVDTDSRLAHLVPRAQEGDRRALEDIIRVVHPMVLRYCRARINGGRTPTAEDVAQEVCLAVATSVDKYKDTGKPFMAFVYGIAFNKVTDAHRALSRDKTNPTDEVPDQEFSGLTPEDAAMQMEGSNAARELLDQLSEKAREIIVLRVFVGLSAEETAEITGSTAGAVRVAQHRALATLRKALEKKQGG, encoded by the coding sequence ATGGACGGGTCCCTGGCAACGAGCGAGCAAAGGAGAGGCGTGTCAGGAGTAGACACCGACAGCCGGCTGGCTCATCTTGTGCCGCGAGCACAAGAGGGGGACCGTCGAGCGTTAGAAGACATCATTCGAGTCGTGCACCCCATGGTGCTGCGGTACTGCCGTGCGCGCATCAACGGCGGCCGCACACCCACGGCGGAAGACGTCGCTCAAGAGGTGTGCCTCGCTGTGGCAACGTCTGTGGACAAGTACAAGGACACGGGCAAGCCGTTCATGGCTTTCGTTTACGGCATCGCGTTCAACAAAGTCACTGACGCTCATCGGGCCCTTTCGCGCGACAAAACAAACCCCACAGATGAGGTTCCTGACCAGGAGTTTTCCGGTCTCACGCCCGAGGATGCGGCGATGCAGATGGAAGGTAGTAACGCTGCGCGTGAATTGCTCGATCAACTAAGTGAGAAGGCGCGTGAGATTATCGTTTTGCGCGTGTTTGTCGGTCTTTCCGCCGAAGAGACAGCGGAAATCACCGGCAGTACAGCCGGTGCAGTCCGCGTCGCCCAACACCGAGCCTTGGCCACCCTGCGCAAGGCTCTCGAGAAGAAGCAAGGAGGGTAG
- a CDS encoding WhiB family transcriptional regulator: MSMPSQLPGPNADFWDWQLHGACRGEASDVFYHPDGERGRARTQRENRAKAICLGCPVLEQCRAHALAVAEPYGIWGGMSESERHATLRGNRSRGGKKVAVAAR, translated from the coding sequence ATGTCCATGCCTTCGCAACTGCCCGGCCCCAACGCTGATTTTTGGGATTGGCAGCTCCACGGCGCTTGCCGCGGAGAGGCGTCCGATGTCTTCTACCACCCGGACGGGGAGCGCGGCCGTGCCCGCACCCAGCGCGAGAACCGGGCGAAAGCTATTTGCTTGGGCTGCCCGGTGCTCGAGCAGTGCCGCGCCCACGCTCTCGCTGTCGCTGAACCGTACGGCATCTGGGGCGGTATGAGCGAGTCTGAGCGTCACGCCACTTTGCGCGGCAACCGCAGCCGCGGCGGCAAGAAGGTCGCCGTCGCCGCACGCTAG